In Chitinophaga nivalis, a single genomic region encodes these proteins:
- a CDS encoding glycine--tRNA ligase, with amino-acid sequence MSTDQNTFQAIISHCKEYGFVFQSSEIYDGLSAVYDYGQYGAELKKNIKDYWWKSMTQLHENIVGIDAAIFMHPTTWKASGHVDNFSDPMIDNKDSNKRYRVDHLIEGYADTLEAADKTALLDQMELLLKENDLPGLKTLIEEKKIKCGVSGTVNWTDVRQFNLMFSTQLGSVTDEASEIYLRPETAQGIFVNFLNVQKTGRMKVPFGIAQIGKAFRNEIVARQFIFRMREFEQMEMQFFIRPGTQKEWYEKWKEERMQWHLSLGVDPAKYHFKDHVKLAHYADAAVDIEFEFPFGFKEVEGIHSRTDFDLKQHQEHSRKKIQYFDTEINQNYVPYVIETSIGLDRMFLLTICNAYAEEDLSTPEKADSRVVLKLPAKLAPIKLAIFPLTKKDGLPEIARELMDSCKSAFYCFYEEKDAIGRRYRRQDAIGTPFCVTIDHQTKEDGTVTIRHRDSMEQERVPMSTIKQLVLDKIS; translated from the coding sequence ATGTCTACAGATCAGAATACATTCCAGGCGATTATATCGCATTGTAAAGAATATGGTTTTGTTTTTCAGTCCAGTGAAATCTATGATGGACTCAGTGCCGTATACGACTATGGTCAGTACGGGGCTGAATTGAAAAAGAACATCAAGGATTACTGGTGGAAAAGCATGACCCAACTGCACGAAAATATCGTGGGGATCGACGCGGCTATCTTTATGCATCCAACTACCTGGAAAGCATCCGGCCACGTGGATAATTTCAGCGATCCGATGATCGATAACAAGGATAGCAATAAACGCTACCGGGTAGATCACCTCATTGAAGGGTATGCAGATACGCTGGAAGCAGCAGACAAAACAGCCCTGCTGGACCAGATGGAGTTACTCCTGAAAGAAAATGACCTGCCGGGATTAAAAACACTGATCGAAGAAAAAAAGATAAAATGCGGTGTGAGTGGTACTGTCAACTGGACAGATGTACGTCAGTTCAACCTGATGTTCTCCACCCAGCTGGGTAGTGTTACAGATGAAGCCAGCGAAATATACCTGCGTCCGGAAACAGCCCAGGGGATTTTTGTGAACTTCCTGAATGTGCAGAAAACCGGCCGTATGAAAGTGCCGTTTGGTATTGCGCAAATCGGTAAAGCATTCCGGAATGAAATCGTAGCCCGTCAGTTTATTTTCCGCATGCGCGAATTTGAACAGATGGAAATGCAGTTCTTCATCCGCCCTGGCACCCAGAAAGAGTGGTATGAGAAATGGAAAGAAGAGCGTATGCAGTGGCACCTGAGCCTCGGTGTAGACCCGGCAAAATATCACTTCAAAGACCACGTGAAGCTGGCGCACTATGCAGATGCTGCCGTAGATATTGAATTTGAATTCCCGTTTGGTTTCAAGGAAGTAGAGGGTATTCACTCCCGTACCGACTTCGATCTGAAACAACACCAGGAACACAGCAGAAAGAAAATACAGTATTTCGATACGGAAATCAACCAGAACTACGTGCCTTACGTGATAGAAACCTCTATCGGTCTGGATCGTATGTTCCTGCTCACGATCTGCAATGCTTATGCAGAGGAAGACCTGAGCACACCGGAAAAAGCAGACAGCCGTGTGGTACTGAAACTGCCTGCTAAACTGGCGCCGATTAAACTGGCTATTTTCCCGCTGACCAAAAAAGATGGCCTGCCGGAAATTGCCCGTGAACTGATGGACAGCTGTAAATCTGCTTTCTATTGTTTCTATGAAGAAAAAGATGCGATCGGAAGACGTTATCGCCGTCAGGATGCTATTGGTACGCCTTTCTGCGTAACCATCGATCATCAGACGAAAGAAGACGGTACTGTTACCATTCGTCACCGCGACAGCATGGAACAGGAACGTGTGCCGATGTCAACAATCAAACAACTGGTATTAGATAAAATCAGCTAA
- a CDS encoding ferredoxin--NADP reductase, which yields MQEIWHTGIVTKLVDETYNTRRFWIRIPDMERFDFKPGQFVTLDLPIHEKKNKRWRSYSIASHPNGTNEIELVIVLLEGGVGSTYLFTEIKEGSELQVRGPLGVFVLPETLDRELFLICTGTGIAPFRSMAHYIRLHNVPHQQIYLIFGCRYEKDLLYAPEMRQLQEELPNFHYIPTLSRDESWTGKKGYVHSIYEEMLQADKRPANFFLCGWKAMIDEAKQRIVAMGYDRHDIHLELYG from the coding sequence ATGCAGGAGATATGGCACACCGGCATTGTAACCAAACTGGTTGATGAAACGTACAACACCCGCCGCTTCTGGATACGGATACCTGATATGGAGCGCTTCGACTTTAAACCCGGCCAGTTTGTGACACTGGACCTTCCTATCCACGAAAAGAAAAACAAACGCTGGCGCAGTTATTCCATTGCCTCCCATCCGAATGGCACCAATGAAATAGAGCTGGTAATTGTATTGCTGGAAGGGGGTGTCGGCAGCACCTACCTTTTTACTGAAATCAAGGAGGGGAGCGAATTACAGGTACGCGGTCCGCTGGGCGTTTTCGTATTGCCGGAAACGTTGGACCGGGAGCTGTTCCTGATATGCACGGGTACAGGCATTGCCCCTTTCCGTTCCATGGCACATTACATCCGTTTGCACAACGTACCGCACCAGCAGATTTACCTGATCTTTGGGTGCCGTTATGAAAAAGACCTGTTATATGCGCCGGAAATGCGGCAGCTGCAGGAAGAGCTACCCAATTTCCATTATATCCCTACCTTATCCAGGGATGAAAGCTGGACCGGCAAAAAAGGTTATGTGCACAGTATTTACGAAGAGATGCTGCAGGCAGACAAACGTCCGGCCAACTTCTTTCTGTGTGGGTGGAAAGCGATGATTGATGAGGCAAAGCAGCGTATTGTGGCCATGGGGTACGACCGACATGATATACACCTGGAGCTGTACGGGTAA
- the mfd gene encoding transcription-repair coupling factor, with amino-acid sequence MNLQAVLQLFQRDARLQALVKGMQSPTPQYFQLSSLAGSAINFVAVSTWAHADANHLFILNDKEEAAYFHNDLEQLSQALDIFYFPDSFKKTGQFHEINNSHSMLRTEALMKFSGDQVRKKIMVTYPEALWEKVAGSMAFSANMVQLKVGDVLKVDDLLEKLVGWGFSATDFVYEPGQYAVRGGILDIYSFGNEKPYRIELFGEDIDSIRLFDPESQLSERKLTQVTLIANMDTHAADHTKTSLTEFLPANTVVWMKDPAYVQGVIEQMEQRLDDWMQTGQKVRVDEDEEMLLQEDDFVKAAILMKQLLERHTVVFGNKEWLNENGFPAQSIVFDTQEQPVFNRQFDLLLKDLAKHNSNKYSLFIFADNPRQLERLRSIFEDLKADFVFFPIPVAISYGFIDHSLKLVCYTDHQIFQRFHKYKLKQAYNKNKAITMKTLRELQSGDFVTHIDHGVGMYSGLQKIEVGGKMQEAIRIIYKNNDLLYVNINSLHKISKYTGKEGVEPRVNKLGSDAWDKLKEKAKTQVKDIAKDLIQLYAVRKAQQGFAHTPDTYLQTELEASFIYEDTPDQSKATADVKRDMESPSPMDRLVCGDVGFGKTEVAIRAAFKSIVDGKQAAVLVPTTILAFQHFKTFSERLRDFPCTVDYLNRFKSAKEKKETLKRLEEGKIDIIVGTHALLSKDVKFKDLGVLVVDEEQKFGVSAKEKLKQIKHNVDTLTLTATPIPRTLQFSLMGARDLSIINTPPPNRQAIETEVHVFDQDLIRDAIYFEAERGGQVYFIHNRVKGLKEMAGLIQGLCPDLSIATAHGQLEGHQLEEVILDFIDRKYDVLVCTNIVESGVDIPNANTIIINNAHHFGLSDLHQLRGRVGRSNKKAFCYLLAPPMSTLPSDSRKRLQTLEQHSELGSGFQIAMRDLDIRGAGNLLGGEQSGFMAEIGFDMYQKILDEAIRELKQNEFRDLFKDQLEEKKDFVSDCTIDTDLEILIPDTYIESIQERLNLYQELDNITEEGKLQAFGADLTDRFGPMPEAVKDLLTTIRCRWMAIQLGFEKMMLKEENLRCYFINNPDSPYFESPTFNHILTYIQTRTNNAKLKQVGKNFMLVASRIRHMNDLYDFLKAMTDSRK; translated from the coding sequence ATGAATTTACAGGCCGTATTACAACTTTTTCAACGTGATGCTCGCCTGCAGGCGCTGGTGAAGGGGATGCAATCACCCACTCCACAATATTTTCAACTGTCTTCCCTTGCCGGGAGTGCAATAAATTTTGTGGCTGTTAGTACCTGGGCACATGCAGATGCGAACCATCTCTTTATCCTGAATGATAAAGAGGAGGCGGCCTATTTCCATAACGATCTGGAACAACTCAGCCAGGCGCTGGATATTTTCTATTTCCCGGACTCTTTCAAAAAGACCGGGCAGTTTCATGAAATCAACAACAGCCATAGCATGTTGCGCACAGAGGCGCTCATGAAGTTTTCCGGCGATCAGGTCCGTAAAAAGATCATGGTTACCTATCCGGAAGCACTATGGGAAAAAGTAGCCGGTAGCATGGCTTTCAGCGCCAACATGGTACAGCTGAAAGTGGGCGACGTACTCAAGGTAGACGACCTGCTGGAGAAGCTGGTAGGATGGGGCTTCAGTGCCACCGACTTTGTTTATGAACCCGGACAATATGCTGTAAGAGGTGGTATCCTGGATATCTACTCTTTTGGTAATGAGAAACCTTACCGTATTGAATTATTCGGAGAAGATATTGATTCTATCCGCCTGTTTGATCCGGAATCCCAGCTGAGTGAACGTAAGCTGACCCAGGTAACCCTCATCGCCAACATGGATACCCATGCGGCAGATCATACCAAAACATCCCTCACCGAATTCCTCCCGGCCAATACCGTCGTGTGGATGAAAGACCCGGCGTATGTGCAGGGCGTCATCGAACAAATGGAGCAGCGCCTGGACGACTGGATGCAAACCGGTCAGAAAGTACGGGTAGATGAAGATGAGGAAATGTTATTGCAGGAAGATGATTTCGTTAAAGCGGCTATCCTGATGAAACAGTTGCTGGAAAGGCATACTGTGGTTTTCGGTAATAAGGAATGGCTCAACGAAAATGGTTTCCCGGCACAGTCTATCGTCTTTGATACGCAGGAACAGCCTGTATTTAACCGGCAATTCGACCTGCTGCTCAAAGACCTGGCGAAACATAACAGTAATAAATACTCCCTTTTTATATTCGCAGATAACCCCCGCCAGCTCGAACGGCTGCGGAGTATCTTCGAAGACCTGAAAGCAGACTTTGTTTTCTTCCCGATTCCGGTAGCTATCAGCTACGGGTTTATCGACCACTCCCTGAAACTGGTTTGTTATACAGACCACCAGATTTTTCAGCGTTTCCACAAATACAAACTGAAACAGGCGTACAACAAGAACAAGGCGATCACCATGAAAACCTTGCGGGAGTTGCAGTCCGGCGACTTTGTGACGCACATTGACCATGGCGTGGGCATGTACAGCGGGTTACAGAAAATAGAAGTAGGCGGTAAAATGCAGGAAGCCATCCGTATTATTTACAAAAACAACGACCTGTTGTATGTAAATATCAACTCCCTGCATAAAATCAGCAAATACACCGGCAAAGAAGGCGTAGAACCCCGTGTGAATAAGCTGGGCAGCGATGCCTGGGATAAGCTGAAAGAGAAGGCGAAAACGCAGGTGAAGGATATTGCCAAAGACCTGATACAGTTATATGCGGTGCGCAAAGCCCAGCAAGGATTTGCACATACACCGGATACTTACCTGCAAACAGAACTGGAAGCTTCCTTTATCTACGAAGATACCCCCGACCAAAGCAAGGCTACGGCTGATGTGAAACGGGATATGGAATCGCCGTCGCCAATGGATCGCCTCGTATGCGGTGATGTAGGCTTCGGTAAAACGGAAGTAGCTATCCGGGCCGCCTTTAAATCTATTGTAGATGGGAAACAGGCTGCCGTATTGGTACCTACTACCATTCTTGCCTTCCAGCATTTCAAAACTTTCTCCGAACGTTTACGTGATTTCCCCTGTACGGTAGATTATCTCAACCGTTTTAAATCTGCCAAAGAGAAAAAAGAAACATTGAAACGCCTGGAAGAAGGCAAAATTGATATCATCGTAGGTACCCATGCCCTGCTGAGCAAAGATGTGAAGTTTAAAGACCTGGGTGTGCTGGTGGTAGATGAAGAACAGAAATTTGGAGTATCAGCCAAAGAAAAGCTGAAACAGATAAAACATAACGTAGATACCCTCACCCTAACGGCAACGCCTATACCGCGTACCCTGCAGTTTTCGTTGATGGGTGCCCGTGACCTTTCCATTATCAATACGCCGCCGCCTAACCGCCAGGCGATTGAAACGGAAGTGCATGTATTTGATCAGGACCTGATCCGCGATGCGATCTACTTTGAAGCCGAAAGAGGCGGACAGGTATACTTCATCCACAACCGCGTAAAAGGATTGAAAGAGATGGCCGGCCTGATACAGGGCCTGTGTCCGGACCTGTCTATCGCCACTGCCCACGGGCAACTGGAAGGCCATCAGCTGGAAGAAGTAATCCTGGACTTCATAGACCGCAAATATGATGTACTGGTATGTACCAACATCGTGGAAAGCGGCGTGGATATACCGAATGCCAATACCATTATCATCAATAATGCGCACCACTTCGGACTGAGTGATTTGCACCAGCTGCGCGGCCGTGTAGGACGAAGCAATAAAAAAGCTTTCTGTTACCTGCTGGCACCTCCGATGAGTACTTTGCCTTCCGACAGCCGTAAAAGGCTGCAAACATTGGAACAGCATAGTGAGCTGGGGAGCGGCTTCCAGATTGCCATGCGCGACCTCGATATACGTGGCGCCGGTAACCTGCTGGGTGGCGAACAAAGCGGATTTATGGCGGAAATAGGATTTGACATGTATCAGAAAATCCTCGACGAAGCCATCCGCGAACTGAAACAAAACGAATTCCGTGATCTCTTTAAAGATCAGCTGGAAGAGAAAAAAGATTTCGTGAGCGACTGTACCATTGATACAGACCTTGAAATCCTGATTCCCGATACTTATATTGAAAGCATCCAGGAACGTCTGAACCTCTATCAGGAACTGGATAATATCACAGAAGAAGGTAAACTGCAGGCTTTTGGTGCAGACCTCACCGACCGTTTTGGCCCGATGCCGGAAGCGGTAAAAGACCTGCTTACCACCATCCGCTGCCGTTGGATGGCGATTCAGCTGGGCTTCGAAAAAATGATGCTGAAAGAAGAAAACCTGCGTTGTTACTTTATTAATAATCCGGACTCTCCTTATTTCGAATCACCTACGTTCAATCATATCTTAACGTATATACAAACCCGTACCAACAACGCCAAACTGAAACAGGTGGGTAAAAACTTTATGCTGGTAGCCAGTCGTATCCGCCATATGAACGACCTGTATGACTTCCTCAAGGCAATGACGGATAGCCGTAAATAA
- a CDS encoding SIMPL domain-containing protein, with protein MKKVMLLAAGLFFAFSSFAQQADNKQPVKKIEVNGTAEMEITPDEIYISISLKEYLKGKTKTEISTLEKQLQKAVQDAGIAKENLTIENVYGNNYDYWVKKKNPLEFMARKQYRLKLNKLDKINDILGAVDAEGIENTRVSSYTSSKMEEYRKEVKIKALQAAKNKADYMLNAIGSKIGDVIEIQEISTDNYSDVRPEYSNVMMYKAGVAADNGGEVSSIEFKTIKIRAEVRTVFGIR; from the coding sequence ATGAAAAAGGTAATGTTATTGGCAGCAGGATTATTTTTTGCCTTCAGTTCTTTTGCACAACAGGCAGACAATAAACAACCGGTAAAAAAGATTGAAGTAAACGGAACCGCCGAAATGGAAATTACACCGGACGAAATCTACATCAGCATCTCCCTGAAAGAGTACCTGAAAGGGAAAACCAAAACAGAGATCAGTACCCTGGAAAAACAACTGCAGAAAGCAGTACAGGACGCAGGTATTGCCAAAGAAAACCTGACAATCGAAAATGTATACGGCAATAACTACGACTACTGGGTGAAGAAGAAAAATCCGCTGGAATTTATGGCGCGTAAACAATACCGCCTGAAGCTGAATAAGCTCGACAAAATAAATGATATCCTGGGTGCGGTAGATGCAGAAGGTATCGAAAACACCCGTGTGTCTTCCTATACTTCCAGCAAAATGGAAGAGTACCGCAAAGAAGTAAAAATAAAAGCGTTACAGGCAGCGAAAAACAAAGCTGATTATATGCTGAATGCTATCGGCAGCAAAATCGGTGATGTGATCGAAATCCAGGAAATCAGCACCGATAACTACAGCGATGTACGTCCTGAATACAGCAACGTAATGATGTATAAAGCGGGTGTGGCTGCTGACAATGGTGGAGAAGTATCCAGCATCGAATTTAAAACCATCAAGATCCGTGCAGAAGTAAGAACTGTTTTCGGTATCAGATAA
- a CDS encoding TonB-dependent receptor — translation MKSFVTLLASFIVLVFSTTSHAQITTSLVSGKVSDPGGQAIPGVTVVVVNKSTGAKSGVQTNADGRYLLPNLNPGGPYTITVSFIGYKKEVKEDVNLALGTTSFNFKLQEESTALSEVVITGSTGGGKAGGTRVGQDQIKSLPTLSRSLQDLTRVTPQSNNNSFLGTNYRYNNVTLDGAINNDAIGFSPSLGGQSNTSGQPGSSTRSNPVSLDAIQDIQVLLAPFDVKVGNFLGGSINAVTRSGTNEFHGSIYGYGRNAGMIGKNKIGDGSKLPSDFHDYQTGVRLGFPIIKDKLFFFTNEEITRRVDPVILAAGSADGGGILTQEDADKITAKMKEYGVDAGTAGNTSIYSNSTKFFNRIDWHINDKHQLSVRNNTILSEATNLERDQQNFRFKGIDFKQVNNQTSTVAELKSNFSNTLSNTLILGYSSVHDYRDPLSDPSVPQIQIKGKTPGSTIFLGTDREASIFNMKQKTFEITDNVTLFKGNHTITLGTHNEFYNITYGFVNSWNGRLDYNSVEAFLKNEPLRVRGNFNYANNSRDNIMANPPAQFKANLLSVYAQDEIQLTDRFKITPGIRIDYTGLPNRQPLSDKTTNAPVDKNYGNTYTYTLPKDITNNYLNNVQISPRLGFNYDIKGDNSLVLRGGTGLFTGRIPFAWLGYAYYNNGVTYGAYDQKAGDKPFVNGPNPAAKPSPNGIADFAKQNGVDVNNPQAPTQVDLIDNNFKMPQVWRSSLAVDYTTRDQWKFTLEGIYTKVIKDLKFQQVNLVDNPTYYAYDVHQQQPIYSGKKINSAYTNAYLLSNTDQGYRYSITAQVNKTFKFGLNFMVAYTYGQSKDLTNGIRNSMESNWQLNQALNPNSPTLAYSNFDIRNRIVSTVNYKQDWGTKGKWITNFALFFNASSGTPFTYGFVNATVQGTPQQVSLAYIPKDVTEAAKFFAATATQTAEQQAAAFMSYVEDDKYLRGRKGDFTERNGGRTPWNVQADFRFSQDFNFKAGKQIHTLTLTYDIINLTNLLNKEWGVQYFSPNTFNSTASVGLTAAGKPVNGYPTYTFTNPGTPYSKDFFASRSQMQLGLRYSF, via the coding sequence ATGAAATCATTCGTTACGTTATTAGCTAGCTTTATTGTATTAGTTTTTTCAACCACGTCACACGCACAAATCACTACCTCCCTTGTATCAGGTAAAGTATCTGATCCCGGTGGACAAGCCATTCCAGGCGTTACAGTGGTAGTGGTAAACAAAAGCACCGGCGCAAAGTCAGGTGTACAAACCAATGCAGACGGCCGTTATTTATTGCCGAATCTGAATCCCGGCGGACCGTATACCATTACGGTATCCTTTATCGGGTATAAAAAAGAAGTAAAAGAAGATGTAAACCTTGCACTGGGTACTACCAGCTTTAACTTCAAACTGCAGGAAGAATCTACCGCATTAAGTGAGGTAGTTATCACCGGCAGCACCGGCGGCGGCAAAGCCGGCGGCACCCGCGTAGGACAGGACCAGATCAAAAGCCTGCCTACACTCAGCCGCAGCCTGCAGGACCTCACCCGCGTGACGCCGCAAAGCAACAACAACTCTTTCCTGGGTACCAACTACCGTTACAACAACGTAACGCTGGATGGTGCGATCAATAATGATGCGATTGGCTTCAGTCCTTCTCTCGGCGGACAAAGCAATACCAGCGGTCAACCAGGTAGCAGCACCCGCTCCAACCCGGTATCGCTGGATGCGATCCAGGATATTCAGGTATTACTGGCTCCCTTCGATGTGAAAGTGGGTAACTTCCTCGGTGGTAGCATCAACGCGGTAACCCGCAGCGGTACCAACGAATTCCATGGTTCCATCTACGGTTATGGCCGTAATGCCGGCATGATCGGTAAAAATAAAATCGGTGACGGTTCCAAACTGCCCAGCGATTTTCACGACTACCAGACCGGTGTTCGTTTAGGTTTTCCGATCATCAAAGACAAACTGTTTTTCTTTACCAATGAAGAAATCACCCGTCGCGTAGACCCGGTAATTCTGGCCGCAGGTTCTGCTGATGGTGGTGGTATCCTCACACAGGAAGATGCGGATAAAATCACTGCCAAAATGAAAGAATATGGTGTGGATGCCGGCACTGCAGGTAATACCAGCATCTATTCCAACTCTACTAAATTCTTCAATAGAATAGACTGGCACATCAACGACAAACACCAGTTGTCTGTACGTAACAACACCATTCTGTCTGAAGCCACCAACCTGGAACGCGACCAGCAAAACTTCCGTTTTAAAGGTATCGACTTCAAACAGGTAAACAACCAGACATCTACGGTAGCAGAATTGAAAAGTAATTTCTCCAATACACTTTCCAATACCCTGATACTGGGCTACTCCAGTGTACATGACTATCGTGATCCGCTGTCTGATCCTTCGGTTCCACAGATCCAGATCAAAGGAAAAACTCCTGGTTCTACCATCTTCCTGGGTACAGACCGTGAAGCCAGTATCTTCAACATGAAACAGAAAACCTTTGAAATAACCGATAACGTTACCTTATTCAAAGGCAACCATACCATCACCTTAGGTACACACAACGAGTTCTATAACATCACTTATGGTTTTGTGAATTCCTGGAACGGACGTCTGGACTATAACAGTGTTGAAGCCTTCCTGAAAAACGAACCACTGCGCGTACGCGGTAACTTTAACTATGCCAACAACTCCCGTGATAATATCATGGCGAATCCTCCGGCACAGTTTAAAGCTAACCTGTTGAGCGTATACGCACAGGATGAAATTCAACTCACCGACCGTTTCAAAATCACCCCAGGTATCCGTATTGATTATACCGGCCTGCCTAACAGACAGCCTTTGAGTGATAAAACCACCAATGCGCCGGTAGATAAAAACTACGGTAACACCTATACGTATACTTTACCGAAAGATATCACCAACAACTACCTGAATAACGTACAGATCTCTCCGCGCTTAGGATTTAACTACGATATCAAAGGCGACAACAGCCTGGTATTACGTGGTGGTACCGGCCTGTTTACCGGCCGTATTCCTTTCGCCTGGTTAGGTTATGCTTATTATAACAATGGTGTTACCTATGGTGCATACGATCAGAAAGCAGGTGATAAACCATTTGTAAACGGACCTAATCCGGCTGCTAAACCATCACCGAATGGTATCGCTGATTTCGCCAAACAAAACGGTGTGGATGTAAACAATCCACAGGCGCCTACACAGGTAGATCTGATCGACAACAACTTCAAAATGCCGCAGGTATGGAGAAGTAGCCTGGCAGTGGATTACACCACCCGCGACCAGTGGAAATTCACCCTGGAAGGTATTTATACCAAAGTAATCAAGGACCTGAAATTCCAACAGGTGAACCTGGTAGATAATCCTACTTACTATGCTTATGATGTACATCAGCAACAACCTATTTACTCCGGTAAAAAAATCAACTCGGCTTATACCAACGCTTACCTGTTGTCTAACACCGACCAGGGTTACCGCTACAGCATCACTGCACAGGTGAATAAAACTTTCAAATTCGGACTGAACTTCATGGTAGCTTATACCTATGGCCAGTCTAAAGACCTGACCAACGGTATCCGTAACTCTATGGAGTCTAACTGGCAGCTGAATCAGGCACTGAATCCCAACAGCCCAACCCTGGCCTATTCCAACTTTGACATTCGTAACCGTATCGTTTCCACGGTTAACTACAAACAAGACTGGGGTACCAAAGGAAAATGGATCACTAACTTCGCGCTGTTCTTCAATGCGTCTTCCGGTACACCATTTACCTATGGCTTCGTAAATGCTACGGTACAGGGTACACCACAGCAGGTGAGCCTGGCTTACATCCCGAAAGATGTAACAGAAGCAGCTAAGTTCTTTGCAGCTACCGCTACGCAGACAGCAGAACAACAAGCTGCTGCTTTCATGAGCTATGTAGAAGACGATAAATACCTGCGTGGCCGTAAAGGTGACTTCACGGAACGTAATGGTGGCCGTACGCCATGGAATGTGCAGGCAGACTTCCGTTTCAGCCAGGATTTCAACTTCAAGGCAGGTAAGCAGATACATACCCTCACCCTGACGTACGATATCATTAACCTGACGAATCTGCTGAATAAAGAGTGGGGTGTTCAATACTTCTCACCAAACACTTTCAACTCTACTGCCAGCGTTGGTTTAACAGCTGCAGGAAAACCAGTAAACGGTTATCCTACCTATACTTTCACCAACCCGGGCACGCCTTATTCCAAAGACTTTTTTGCATCCCGTTCACAGATGCAGCTGGGTCTGAGATACAGCTTCTAG
- a CDS encoding AAA family ATPase: MSSEVIKQLQEAVQFSPENVPLRMHLAQVLLQDYEYIAAEEQYRKVLELSASNTDAQLGLARTFYHQQKYSAAIVVLEQLEHREPDHFDALLLHCRILVKEKSMAQAREIYQHLLQLNPGFRDEALDGYFRVSQQQPVSFSNDEDEEEDEEKLFTLEKPDINFSDVGGMEREKQEIDLKIIKPLQFPDLYKAYGKKAGGGILLYGPPGCGKTYLARATAGQIQAEFINVGIHDVLDMWMGNSEKNLHSLFELARQSKPCVLFFDEVDALGANRSAMRNSGTSHLINQFLAEMDGIAANNENVLIIGATNAPWSLDPAFRRPGRFDRIIFVAPPEQDGREEILKLQLRNKPVEDLDYTALAKATSGYSGADLNAIVDLAIEEKLLEALQKGAPQPISQKTLLKAAKTHKPTTREWFNTARNYALYSNETGLYDEVLKYLDIKK; the protein is encoded by the coding sequence ATGTCATCGGAAGTTATAAAGCAATTACAGGAGGCGGTACAGTTTTCGCCGGAAAATGTGCCTTTAAGAATGCACCTGGCCCAGGTGCTGCTACAGGACTACGAATACATCGCCGCGGAAGAACAGTACCGGAAAGTACTGGAACTCTCTGCCTCCAATACAGACGCGCAGCTCGGACTGGCCCGCACTTTTTATCACCAACAGAAATACTCCGCCGCTATAGTTGTACTGGAACAGCTGGAGCACCGGGAGCCTGATCATTTTGATGCGCTCCTGCTGCACTGCCGTATCCTGGTAAAGGAAAAATCCATGGCACAGGCCCGCGAAATATATCAGCACCTGTTGCAACTGAATCCCGGATTTCGCGACGAAGCGCTGGACGGTTATTTCCGCGTTTCACAGCAGCAACCGGTTTCCTTTAGCAATGATGAGGACGAAGAGGAAGATGAAGAGAAACTGTTTACCCTGGAAAAACCGGATATCAATTTTTCTGATGTAGGTGGAATGGAAAGAGAGAAGCAGGAAATCGATCTTAAAATCATCAAGCCACTGCAGTTCCCGGATCTGTATAAAGCCTACGGGAAAAAAGCAGGCGGTGGTATCCTGCTGTATGGCCCGCCGGGATGTGGTAAAACCTACCTGGCCCGCGCTACCGCCGGACAAATACAGGCCGAATTTATCAATGTGGGTATCCACGACGTATTGGATATGTGGATGGGCAACAGTGAGAAAAACCTGCATAGCCTCTTTGAGCTGGCCCGCCAGAGCAAACCCTGTGTACTCTTTTTTGATGAAGTAGACGCCCTGGGTGCAAACCGTTCTGCTATGCGCAACAGCGGTACCAGTCACCTGATTAATCAGTTCCTGGCTGAAATGGACGGCATTGCGGCCAACAACGAAAATGTACTGATAATCGGCGCTACCAACGCTCCCTGGAGCCTGGACCCCGCGTTCCGTCGCCCCGGCCGCTTCGACCGGATCATTTTTGTGGCGCCACCGGAACAGGATGGCCGGGAGGAAATACTGAAACTCCAGCTACGCAACAAACCGGTGGAAGACCTGGATTATACGGCACTGGCAAAAGCTACCTCCGGGTATTCCGGCGCCGATCTGAACGCCATTGTGGACCTGGCCATAGAAGAAAAACTGCTGGAAGCCCTGCAAAAAGGCGCCCCGCAGCCTATTTCCCAGAAAACATTACTGAAAGCCGCCAAAACACATAAGCCTACTACCAGGGAATGGTTTAATACGGCCCGTAATTATGCACTTTATTCAAATGAAACAGGTCTCTATGATGAAGTATTGAAGTACCTGGATATTAAGAAATAA